The following proteins are encoded in a genomic region of Alnus glutinosa chromosome 8, dhAlnGlut1.1, whole genome shotgun sequence:
- the LOC133875867 gene encoding F-box protein At3g07870-like, translating to MKRRRLSNHSCGVQNGAFYLPPEIICEILSRLPIEAILRCKSVCKEWSRLTEDPHFINLQRDRANNQLPRLILQSHYKVSLQNLLLLDTERCNIRKIPFKKMQLPSCSKYKLNRFRLVCSCNGLLCIALSDEIDPVIILNPITRESVILPSPERRIRAVSNQIGFHFDPSSGKYKVVRECRSMGNHKHISIEIITLGESSWRELSAPVPVKFNQGRAVFWNGAFHWKIEDSDYRSGDKCILGFNISDEKFYTISCHVKFGVQNYELLVLGGCLTLVEHDVHLMKIWKVSGTKSQGFYLSFQCTYDTHVRWNNSLFYSVIWKTSHDSFLLKVTHSDSKARLNQHLVQFFPEKALYSPLKIPGLPPNFSSVCFKPTLVSLS from the coding sequence ATGAAACGAAGACGTTTGAGCAATCACAGTTGCGGAGTACAGAACGGTGCATTTTATCTGCCACCAGAGATTATTTGCGAGATTCTTTCCAGACTTCCCATAGAAGCGATCTTGAGATGTAAAAGTGTGTGTAAGGAATGGTCTCGTTTGACTGAAGACCCTCACTTTATCAACCTGCAACGGGACAGAGCAAATAATCAACTACCTCGGCTCATCCTGCAATCACACTATAAAGTTTCGTTGCAAAATCTACTTTTGTTGGACACAGAGAGATGCAACATTAGAAAGATTCCTTTTAAGAAAATGCAGTTGCCCTCATGTTCAAAATACAAGTTGAATCGCTTTCGGCTGGTGTGTTCTTGCAATGGTTTGCTCTGCATAGCTTTGAGTGACGAAATAGATCCTGTGATCATATTGAATCCAATAACGAGAGAGAGTGTGATTTTGCCCTCACcagaaagaagaataagagcAGTTAGTAATCAGATTGGTTTTCACTTTGACCCCTCATCTGGCAAGTACAAAGTTGTAAGGGAATGTAGAAGTATGGGTAATCATAAACACATCAGTATTGAAATAATTACACTTGGAGAAAGTTCATGGAGAGAATTGAGTGCTCCTGTCCCAGTCAAATTTAACCAGGGCAGGGCAGTATTTTGGAATGGGGCCTTCCACTGGAAAATTGAGGACAGTGATTACAGATCTGGGGACAAATGCATCCTCGGATTCAATATAAGTGATGAGAAGTTTTACACCATCTCTTGCCATGTCAAGTTTGGAGTTCAGAACTATGAGTTGCTGGTTTTAGGGGGGTGTTTGACATTAGTAGAGCATGATGTTCATCTGATGAAGATATGGAAAGTAAGTGGAACAAAGAGCCAAGGATTCTATCTCTCCTTCCAATGCACGTATGATACTCATGTGCGGTGGAACAACTCTCTCTTTTACTCTGTGATCTGGAAAACTAGTCATGATAGTTTTTTGCTCAAGGTCACACATTCCGATAGCAAAGCTCGTTTAAACCAGCATCTTGTTCAGTTTTTTCCTGAAAAGGCTCTATACTCGCCTCTGAAAATTCCTGGCCTTCCTCCTAACTTCTCCAGCGTTTGTTTTAAGCCCACTTTAGTCTCTCTAAGTTAA